The following proteins are co-located in the Micromonospora viridifaciens genome:
- a CDS encoding RNA-guided endonuclease InsQ/TnpB family protein, which yields MGVKQESAVPPRANWVVGGHETKCMMWNVRADTGRRYRLYPTDEQAQRLASWGHTCRWLYNTALEQRQFAWQQRRIILGVTTQCASLTEARKELDWVADLPAQSGQQVLRQLDQAYRNWWDPQHPAGPPTRKRKSARLSVPFPGQAIAVRRVNRRWGVVSLPKIGEVKFRWSRPLGGVVRNAVVSFDGVAWHVGFGVHAGVTTAEAHARPGTVVGVDRGVKVALAMSDGRMWNRAFTPPGRERRLAGLKSKAGRQETARRKRGAQTSNRARKVRAEIARTEAKVRNRRRDFVMWAANRLCTQHATIKIERLRVKAMTATAKGTIAEPGVNVAAKAGLNRAILDKGWGMFQVALANRARTTGTRIVKVPAAFTSQRCSRCGHTDRNNRESQALFRCGSCGHQANADVNAAINVRDAAEAASPLTGRAVRDRSRKASCRPPTQRRQRTALEAGISRR from the coding sequence ATGGGCGTGAAGCAGGAAAGTGCAGTGCCTCCCCGGGCGAACTGGGTAGTCGGTGGCCATGAAACCAAGTGTATGATGTGGAATGTGAGGGCGGACACCGGCCGGAGGTACCGGCTGTATCCCACCGACGAACAGGCGCAGCGCCTGGCCTCGTGGGGGCACACGTGCCGCTGGCTGTACAACACCGCTTTGGAGCAGCGCCAGTTCGCGTGGCAGCAGCGCAGGATCATCCTCGGGGTCACCACGCAGTGCGCCTCCTTGACGGAGGCGCGTAAAGAGCTTGACTGGGTCGCGGACCTGCCGGCGCAGTCCGGTCAACAGGTGTTGCGCCAACTCGACCAGGCGTACCGCAACTGGTGGGATCCGCAGCACCCCGCCGGGCCGCCGACACGCAAACGCAAGTCGGCGCGGTTGTCGGTGCCGTTCCCTGGTCAGGCGATTGCGGTAAGGCGGGTCAACCGCCGGTGGGGCGTGGTCAGCCTGCCGAAGATCGGCGAGGTGAAGTTTCGCTGGTCTCGTCCGCTGGGCGGTGTGGTCCGCAATGCCGTGGTGTCCTTCGACGGTGTTGCCTGGCACGTCGGGTTCGGCGTCCATGCCGGCGTCACGACGGCCGAGGCGCACGCCCGGCCGGGCACCGTGGTAGGTGTGGACCGTGGGGTGAAGGTCGCGTTGGCGATGTCCGACGGGCGAATGTGGAACCGTGCCTTCACCCCACCTGGTCGCGAGCGGCGGCTGGCCGGGCTGAAGTCGAAGGCTGGCCGGCAGGAGACCGCCCGCCGCAAACGCGGTGCGCAGACGTCGAACCGCGCGCGGAAGGTCCGTGCAGAGATCGCCCGAACCGAGGCCAAGGTCCGGAACCGGCGGCGCGACTTCGTGATGTGGGCGGCGAACCGCCTCTGCACCCAGCACGCCACCATCAAAATCGAACGCCTCCGCGTCAAGGCGATGACCGCCACCGCGAAGGGCACCATCGCCGAGCCTGGCGTCAACGTGGCCGCGAAGGCCGGACTGAACCGGGCGATCCTCGACAAGGGCTGGGGCATGTTCCAGGTGGCCTTGGCCAATCGTGCACGTACCACCGGCACCCGGATCGTGAAGGTGCCAGCCGCGTTCACCTCCCAGCGGTGTAGTCGCTGCGGGCACACCGATCGGAACAATCGCGAAAGCCAAGCGCTGTTCCGGTGCGGGTCCTGCGGACATCAGGCGAACGCTGACGTGAACGCGGCGATCAACGTCCGGGACGCCGCTGAGGCGGCGTCCCCACTCACCGGGCGGGCAGTCCGGGACAGGAGCCGAAAGGCGTCCTGTCGACCCCCCACCCAACGCCGGCAACGTACGGCGCTGGAAGCGGGAATCTCCCGGCGTTAA
- the tnpA gene encoding IS200/IS605 family transposase produces MATDYPVRPGRHCTFLLHAHLVFVTKYRARVFTDEHLRYLEQVMREVCEQFECELVEFNGADNHVHLLVNFPPKVALSKLVNSLKGVSSRYLRRDFPEIRRYYWRDARLWAGSYFAGSVAGAPLTVLRHYIEQQNRPA; encoded by the coding sequence ATGGCCACCGACTACCCAGTTCGCCCGGGGAGGCACTGCACTTTCCTGCTTCACGCCCATTTGGTTTTCGTCACGAAGTACCGGGCAAGGGTCTTCACCGACGAACACCTGCGCTACCTCGAACAGGTCATGCGGGAGGTGTGCGAGCAGTTCGAGTGCGAGCTGGTCGAGTTCAACGGCGCAGACAACCACGTCCACCTGCTGGTCAACTTCCCGCCCAAGGTGGCACTGTCGAAACTGGTCAACTCCCTCAAGGGCGTCTCCTCGCGCTACCTGCGCCGAGACTTCCCAGAGATCCGCCGCTACTACTGGCGCGACGCCCGGCTATGGGCCGGCTCCTACTTCGCCGGCTCCGTCGCAGGCGCGCCCCTGACCGTCCTACGCCACTACATCGAGCAGCAGAATCGGCCGGCTTAG